A single Methylobacterium sp. 17Sr1-1 DNA region contains:
- a CDS encoding sugar ABC transporter permease: MSTIASPAVTIAPERARRGQHKISFSWMVWPAVAFVVLMMVFPLVYAAWISLQDASLGTEPRFVGLDNYLNLASDPEFLNAFGVTWLLYGVALTMQLVLGTWLGIVLNGVKTARHLVRTIAITPFMMPPVVVGMLAIVILDPSVGIVNWLLGTVGVGPLLWLASPRWVLLSVALVDTWQWAPFVGLIVLGGLQSLPASVFEAAEVDGVIGWRRFVYVTLPLLGPTLLTAAVLRSVDLLRFFDLVFIATRGGPGNASTTMNMYAYQQGFEFSRFGHASAAMLTLSLVVLCTVMVFARLRRALSY; encoded by the coding sequence GTGAGCACCATCGCCAGCCCAGCCGTCACGATCGCACCCGAGCGGGCGCGGCGCGGCCAGCACAAGATTTCGTTCTCCTGGATGGTCTGGCCGGCGGTGGCCTTCGTCGTCCTGATGATGGTCTTCCCGCTCGTCTACGCCGCCTGGATCTCGCTCCAGGACGCCTCGCTCGGGACCGAGCCGCGCTTCGTCGGCCTCGACAACTACCTGAACCTCGCGAGCGACCCGGAATTCCTCAACGCCTTCGGGGTGACCTGGCTGCTCTACGGTGTCGCCCTCACGATGCAGCTCGTGCTCGGCACCTGGCTCGGCATCGTGCTCAACGGCGTCAAGACCGCCCGCCATCTCGTCCGCACCATCGCGATCACGCCGTTCATGATGCCGCCGGTGGTGGTCGGCATGCTGGCGATCGTGATCCTCGATCCGTCGGTCGGCATCGTGAACTGGCTGCTCGGCACGGTCGGGGTGGGGCCGCTCCTGTGGCTCGCGAGCCCGCGCTGGGTGCTCTTGAGCGTGGCGCTGGTCGATACCTGGCAATGGGCGCCGTTCGTCGGGCTGATCGTGCTCGGCGGCCTGCAATCGCTGCCGGCGAGCGTGTTCGAGGCCGCGGAGGTCGACGGGGTGATCGGCTGGCGCCGCTTCGTCTACGTCACCCTGCCGCTCCTCGGGCCGACGCTGCTCACCGCGGCGGTGCTGCGCTCGGTCGATCTCCTGCGCTTCTTCGACCTCGTCTTCATCGCCACCCGCGGCGGGCCGGGCAACGCCTCGACCACCATGAACATGTACGCCTATCAGCAGGGCTTCGAGTTCTCGCGCTTCGGCCACGCCTCGGCGGCGATGCTGACGCTCTCCCTCGTCGTCCTGTGCACCGTCATGGTCTTCGCCCGCCTGCGGCGCGCGCTCAGCTACTGA
- a CDS encoding DUF6074 family protein, which translates to MSAIVVPFRFARRVPQIRKTAAYMAGLPPKHAEGHLRDQLRRLEEGLRKKGVADPLVRSEVAGYEAAIRANLWRMILTGEGGAA; encoded by the coding sequence ATGAGTGCCATCGTAGTCCCCTTCCGGTTCGCCCGTCGCGTGCCCCAGATCCGGAAGACGGCGGCCTACATGGCGGGCCTGCCGCCCAAGCACGCCGAGGGACACCTCCGTGATCAACTCCGGCGCCTTGAGGAGGGTCTGCGTAAGAAGGGCGTCGCCGACCCCCTCGTCCGGAGCGAGGTCGCCGGCTACGAGGCCGCGATCCGGGCCAACCTCTGGCGAATGATCCTGACGGGGGAAGGCGGCGCTGCATGA
- a CDS encoding FAD-binding oxidoreductase: MPDASRSEAVVAALVAELGDRTVLTGAGRPERNESDWSTLGPQSPLAVVRPTTTEAVAAAMRICARHGVPVVPQGGLTGLCGGARPIPGSVALSLERMTGIEAIDEASATMTVKAGTPLQVVQEAADAAGFLIPLDLGARGSCAIGGNASTNAGGNRVIRYGMTREMILGLEVVLPDGSIVTNLNRMIKNNAGYDLKHLFIGSEGTLGIITRLVLRLFPKPACTFAALCALPDYAAVVGLLAAARRGLGPMLSAFEVMWPDYWETIGAMPGVRVPLPQGHAAYCLIEAQGTDETFDGPRFEAWLAAQAESGLLADAVLSRSLADVKAFWGVRDACSEFPQVLGPHEPFDIGLPVAAMDEYVRACKAALIERLPGITALFYGHIGDGNLHIVAGVKGASPQPKDVIQEVVYGLVRDFGGTVSAEHGIGLTKKPWLGHVRSEPEIALMRRLKAALDPDGVLNPGKVV; this comes from the coding sequence ATGCCGGACGCGTCCCGCAGCGAGGCGGTGGTGGCCGCCCTCGTGGCGGAGCTGGGCGACAGGACGGTGCTCACCGGCGCCGGGCGGCCGGAGCGCAACGAATCCGACTGGAGCACCCTCGGGCCGCAAAGTCCCCTCGCGGTCGTGCGGCCCACGACCACCGAGGCGGTCGCCGCCGCGATGCGGATCTGCGCCCGGCACGGCGTGCCGGTGGTGCCGCAGGGCGGCCTCACCGGCCTGTGCGGGGGGGCGCGCCCCATCCCCGGCTCGGTCGCCCTGTCGCTGGAGCGGATGACCGGGATCGAGGCGATCGACGAGGCCTCCGCCACCATGACGGTCAAGGCCGGCACGCCGCTCCAGGTGGTGCAGGAGGCCGCCGACGCGGCCGGCTTCCTGATCCCGCTCGATCTGGGAGCCCGGGGATCCTGCGCCATCGGCGGCAACGCCTCCACCAATGCCGGCGGCAACCGGGTCATCCGCTACGGCATGACCCGCGAGATGATCCTCGGCCTGGAGGTGGTGCTGCCCGACGGCAGCATCGTCACCAACCTCAACCGGATGATCAAGAACAACGCCGGCTACGACCTCAAGCACCTGTTCATCGGCTCGGAGGGTACGCTCGGCATCATCACGCGGCTGGTCCTGCGGCTGTTTCCGAAGCCCGCCTGCACCTTCGCGGCGCTCTGCGCCCTGCCGGACTACGCCGCCGTGGTCGGTCTCCTCGCGGCGGCCCGCCGGGGCCTCGGGCCGATGCTCTCGGCCTTCGAGGTGATGTGGCCGGATTACTGGGAGACGATCGGCGCCATGCCGGGCGTGCGGGTGCCGCTGCCCCAGGGCCACGCCGCCTATTGCCTGATCGAGGCGCAGGGGACCGACGAGACCTTCGACGGGCCCCGCTTCGAGGCCTGGCTCGCGGCGCAGGCCGAATCGGGCCTCCTCGCCGACGCGGTCCTGTCCCGCTCGCTGGCCGACGTGAAGGCGTTCTGGGGCGTGCGCGACGCCTGCTCGGAATTCCCGCAGGTGCTGGGGCCGCACGAGCCGTTCGACATCGGCCTGCCGGTGGCGGCGATGGACGAGTACGTCCGGGCCTGCAAGGCGGCGCTGATCGAGCGCCTGCCCGGCATCACGGCCCTGTTCTACGGCCATATCGGCGACGGCAACCTGCACATCGTCGCCGGGGTGAAGGGCGCGAGCCCGCAGCCGAAGGACGTGATCCAGGAGGTCGTCTACGGCCTGGTGCGGGATTTCGGCGGCACGGTCTCGGCCGAGCACGGGATCGGCTTGACCAAGAAGCCCTGGCTCGGCCACGTCCGCTCGGAGCCGGAGATCGCCCTGATGCGGCGCCTCAAGGCGGCCCTGGATCCGGACGGGGTGCTGAATCCCGGCAAGGTCGTGTGA
- a CDS encoding helix-turn-helix domain-containing protein, with protein MTSGLETFAKVRALYDRTTNPGERAAAAGRMEALARNAGMTVAEAVSKLDAMAALAAQPRQTNFKDIFDTPFFRQQKAGHERERSEKWRQVVAEYGSEEAVFAPGSWERALEEACAPFVVQGETTGWRRGSLSGWDIFTNDEPPPHIVEAVSRAYPLPETVRAAWDEWRFWEKIAGDIEVRGTGCGDPAPEVSIRTQLVERLLDTMPASRMDDVRARLDWFDHHNTIENAPNPRQERVRLATLRADIERLAARLQEQDEGPVQSGHARRTNAHKRQAVLDLLGSGLSDREIARRVGVSPQTVGNVRRAA; from the coding sequence ATGACCAGCGGTCTGGAGACCTTCGCAAAGGTCCGTGCCCTGTATGATCGGACCACGAACCCGGGTGAGCGGGCAGCCGCGGCGGGCAGGATGGAAGCCTTGGCCCGCAACGCCGGAATGACGGTCGCAGAGGCGGTGTCCAAGTTGGACGCTATGGCAGCGCTCGCTGCGCAGCCGCGACAGACCAACTTCAAGGACATTTTCGACACGCCATTCTTCCGGCAACAGAAGGCCGGCCACGAGCGGGAACGGTCTGAAAAGTGGCGCCAAGTGGTTGCGGAGTACGGGTCCGAGGAGGCTGTATTCGCGCCTGGCTCCTGGGAGCGTGCACTTGAGGAGGCTTGCGCGCCATTCGTTGTCCAGGGCGAAACCACCGGCTGGCGGAGAGGCAGCCTGTCGGGCTGGGACATCTTCACCAACGACGAGCCACCCCCGCACATCGTCGAAGCAGTGTCCCGCGCCTATCCCCTGCCGGAGACCGTGCGGGCAGCTTGGGACGAGTGGAGGTTCTGGGAGAAAATCGCTGGCGATATCGAGGTGCGCGGCACGGGTTGTGGAGACCCGGCACCCGAAGTTTCAATCCGGACCCAACTCGTTGAGCGTCTGCTCGACACCATGCCCGCGAGCCGCATGGACGATGTGCGGGCTCGCCTTGACTGGTTCGACCACCACAACACCATCGAGAATGCGCCGAACCCGAGACAGGAGCGGGTGCGGTTGGCGACCCTGCGCGCCGACATCGAACGGCTAGCTGCGCGACTTCAAGAACAGGACGAGGGGCCTGTCCAATCTGGACACGCGCGCCGGACCAATGCCCACAAGCGCCAGGCCGTTCTAGACCTGCTCGGCTCTGGCCTCTCCGATCGCGAGATCGCGCGCAGGGTCGGCGTATCTCCCCAGACCGTTGGTAACGTTCGGAGGGCGGCATGA
- a CDS encoding ketopantoate reductase C-terminal domain-containing protein, with amino-acid sequence MIRFGAFAGLPRERLEASAAIWESAGFKVSLFDDLGRMVWEKLIMNVTFSGTTTLTDLTIGGVMADPEAWSVAKGCAEEAIAVAAAMGVTLQVGDPVEHIRRLGGKIPAARPSMLLDHRAGRRGEVEAINGAIPCLGRRCGVPTPVNDTVVALIRAREAAFPVPADPARCPA; translated from the coding sequence ATGATCCGCTTCGGCGCCTTCGCGGGCCTGCCGCGGGAGCGCCTGGAGGCCTCGGCGGCGATCTGGGAATCGGCCGGGTTCAAGGTCAGCCTGTTCGACGATCTCGGCCGGATGGTGTGGGAGAAGCTGATCATGAACGTCACCTTCTCGGGTACCACCACCCTGACGGACCTGACCATCGGCGGGGTGATGGCGGATCCGGAGGCGTGGAGCGTGGCGAAGGGTTGCGCCGAGGAGGCGATCGCCGTGGCCGCGGCGATGGGCGTGACGCTCCAGGTCGGCGATCCGGTCGAGCATATCCGCCGGCTCGGCGGCAAGATCCCCGCGGCCCGGCCCTCGATGCTGCTCGATCATCGCGCCGGGCGCCGCGGCGAGGTCGAGGCGATCAACGGCGCGATCCCGTGCCTGGGGCGGCGTTGCGGCGTACCGACCCCAGTCAACGACACGGTGGTCGCCCTCATCAGGGCGCGCGAGGCCGCCTTCCCAGTGCCGGCGGACCCTGCGCGCTGCCCGGCCTGA
- a CDS encoding tyrosine-type recombinase/integrase produces the protein MRTLEDEGTARSTRRNYQIYYNGHVRPYLAARLLPKLHPADVGEWLDKLKADGRTDDTRRRARVVLGVIFDEAIRRRLAFTNPVRALRSRRKTRRAEIHEAQDTLQIPERETVRALLAGAGDVEGLFLIAREQTAGGLRTIEVRRVPAKHPINGLRTFRKEHPGAQVQAYRPTPWLRPMLAAIALAGLRIGEARGLSWRRIHAEHLEVREAVDAFNELGTVKTVAALRTVPIGPHLAAILANWKAASEGKEGLVFPSEEKTPLGYANIANRQLKPLQIALGITAVDGSPRWTAHDFRHFAVSLWIDEGAAIKQVSEWAGHEAPDFTQRVYGHLSSAGRSDRRAISAGEQSVLGRLEPATRTQHGNDNVSEIPFTTIA, from the coding sequence ATGCGGACCCTGGAGGACGAGGGCACCGCCCGGTCGACGCGGCGGAACTACCAGATCTATTACAACGGCCACGTCCGCCCCTACCTCGCCGCCCGTCTGCTCCCGAAGCTGCACCCGGCCGACGTTGGCGAGTGGCTCGACAAGCTCAAGGCGGACGGGCGGACGGACGACACGCGCCGGCGGGCTCGGGTGGTGCTGGGAGTGATCTTCGACGAGGCCATCCGACGCCGGCTGGCATTCACCAACCCGGTCCGGGCGCTGCGCAGCCGCAGGAAGACCCGGCGGGCGGAGATCCACGAGGCACAGGACACCCTGCAGATCCCCGAGCGGGAGACCGTCAGGGCGCTTCTGGCCGGGGCTGGCGATGTGGAGGGGCTGTTCCTAATCGCACGGGAGCAGACCGCTGGCGGGCTGCGGACAATCGAGGTGCGGCGGGTGCCGGCGAAGCATCCCATCAACGGGCTGCGCACCTTCCGGAAGGAGCACCCAGGCGCTCAGGTGCAGGCATACCGCCCAACGCCTTGGCTCCGGCCCATGCTCGCTGCAATTGCTCTGGCTGGGCTCAGGATCGGGGAGGCGAGGGGGCTTTCGTGGCGCCGGATCCATGCCGAGCACCTCGAGGTCCGCGAGGCGGTGGACGCCTTCAACGAGCTCGGGACCGTGAAGACGGTGGCTGCGCTCCGGACCGTGCCGATCGGCCCTCATCTCGCGGCGATCCTGGCGAACTGGAAGGCTGCCAGCGAGGGCAAGGAGGGCCTGGTATTCCCCTCCGAGGAAAAGACCCCGCTCGGCTACGCCAACATCGCCAATCGGCAGCTCAAGCCGCTGCAGATCGCGCTCGGGATCACCGCGGTCGACGGCTCGCCGCGCTGGACGGCTCACGACTTCCGGCACTTCGCCGTGTCGCTCTGGATCGACGAGGGCGCTGCGATCAAGCAGGTCTCGGAATGGGCGGGGCACGAAGCGCCAGACTTCACGCAGCGCGTCTATGGGCACCTCTCCAGCGCCGGCCGGTCGGATCGCCGGGCGATCAGCGCTGGTGAACAGTCCGTTTTGGGGCGGCTTGAGCCTGCAACACGGACGCAACACGGCAACGACAACGTTTCAGAAATCCCTTTCACCACAATAGCATAA
- a CDS encoding carbohydrate ABC transporter permease, whose translation MAPTAPRRILGCLQVAAMLVAVLAPLAWMVLSSFKVSRDVMALPPRLIFTPTLDNYRELFLRTDFLHNTWNSLVVAAGATLLGLALGAPAAFAISWHRITWPATLTLFARMAPGTLFLLPWFILFSQVDLVGTYTVLILTHGAITVPVALWTLLPYFDALPRALIESAQMDGCRPHAILMRIALPLVAPGLVVAAILCFVFTWNYFLFALALSGFDTKTAIVASFNFIGEGVTNWGALMAAATMIALPPLVLALLVQRQLVSGLSSGAVKG comes from the coding sequence ATGGCCCCGACCGCACCCCGCCGGATCCTCGGCTGCCTTCAGGTCGCCGCGATGCTGGTCGCGGTCCTGGCGCCGCTCGCCTGGATGGTCCTGTCCTCGTTCAAGGTCAGCCGCGACGTGATGGCGCTGCCGCCGCGGCTGATCTTCACCCCGACCCTCGACAATTACCGCGAATTGTTTCTGCGCACCGACTTCCTGCACAACACCTGGAACAGCCTGGTGGTGGCGGCGGGCGCGACCCTGCTCGGGCTGGCGCTCGGCGCGCCTGCCGCCTTCGCGATCTCCTGGCACCGCATCACCTGGCCGGCGACGCTGACCCTGTTCGCCCGCATGGCGCCGGGCACGCTCTTCCTGCTGCCCTGGTTCATCCTGTTCTCGCAGGTCGACCTCGTCGGCACCTACACGGTGCTGATCCTGACCCACGGGGCGATCACCGTGCCGGTCGCGCTCTGGACGCTCCTGCCCTACTTCGACGCCCTGCCGCGGGCGCTGATCGAATCGGCCCAGATGGACGGCTGCCGGCCGCACGCGATCCTGATGCGCATCGCGCTCCCGCTCGTCGCGCCCGGGCTGGTGGTGGCGGCGATCCTCTGCTTCGTCTTCACCTGGAACTACTTCCTGTTCGCGCTCGCCCTGTCGGGCTTCGATACCAAGACGGCGATCGTCGCCTCGTTCAACTTCATCGGCGAGGGGGTGACCAACTGGGGCGCCCTGATGGCCGCCGCCACCATGATCGCGCTGCCGCCCCTCGTCCTCGCGCTCCTCGTCCAACGCCAACTCGTCTCGGGCCTGTCGTCCGGGGCGGTGAAGGGATAA
- a CDS encoding PfkB family carbohydrate kinase: MAASRDGAEVAMVGAVGDDALAEVALSGLREAGADTTRVRKVAAATGCASIWIDAAGRNRIVVALGANGHTRADQLTDADLARATSLLLQMEVDPAQTTALLHRARALQVRSILNLAPALPLDLGALRLAGLLVVNEDEAEATAARLGCTPEAASLRAALGIDVVRTLGEAGSEAATADGAWHVPARAVGPVDTTAAGDCFVGVLAASLDRGADLRAAMERASVAAALACGRRGSQASLPWRAETDRRLDA, from the coding sequence GTGGCCGCGTCGCGGGACGGGGCCGAGGTCGCGATGGTCGGCGCGGTCGGGGACGATGCCCTGGCCGAGGTGGCGCTCTCGGGCCTGCGCGAGGCCGGGGCCGACACCACCCGGGTCCGCAAGGTGGCGGCCGCGACGGGCTGCGCCTCGATCTGGATCGACGCGGCGGGCCGCAACCGCATCGTGGTGGCGCTCGGCGCCAACGGGCATACGCGGGCCGACCAGCTCACGGACGCCGACCTCGCCCGGGCGACCTCGCTGCTCCTCCAGATGGAGGTCGATCCCGCGCAGACCACCGCCCTGCTGCACCGGGCCCGGGCGCTTCAGGTGCGCAGCATCCTCAACCTCGCCCCGGCCCTGCCGCTCGATCTCGGCGCGTTGCGCCTCGCCGGCCTCCTCGTCGTCAACGAGGACGAGGCGGAGGCGACCGCCGCGCGGCTCGGCTGCACGCCGGAGGCCGCTTCCCTGCGGGCGGCGCTCGGCATCGACGTGGTGCGCACCCTCGGCGAGGCCGGCTCGGAGGCCGCGACGGCGGACGGCGCCTGGCACGTCCCGGCCCGGGCGGTCGGCCCGGTCGACACCACGGCGGCGGGCGACTGCTTCGTCGGCGTGCTCGCCGCCTCGCTCGACCGCGGTGCGGATCTGCGTGCGGCGATGGAGCGGGCGAGCGTGGCGGCGGCCCTCGCCTGCGGCCGGCGCGGCAGCCAGGCGAGCCTGCCGTGGCGGGCGGAGACCGACAGGCGGCTCGACGCCTGA
- a CDS encoding ABC transporter substrate-binding protein, translating into MTTMPRARASTRSRTVGRRGPAALAGLIACLAGAAPAAAEGFDWKRYDGQTINLVLTNHPWGNAVREMAQQFTDKTGIKLRIEILNEDPQRARLNTLLQAKSSDVDVYISLKIREGAVYNKAGWYADVTPMLNDPGQTAPEFKLDDFGAGLIRNETFGGKLTGLPINVEGPLFYWRKDIFAKCNVAVPEYLEDILDAARKIKACDPSINAWAARGVRNAVPYPMAAFVFNSGGGFKSVDGTKPGLCRPESVAGLTLYTDLLKDYGPVGATNHSFPQVVELLGQGKVAMTHESSNEFSNIMKYPGREDDLGIKILPKGKASGVSQPIGFGWGLSISEYSRRKGPSWYFLQWATSPEMQATLVDRGVAPSRTSVFEGEGMRAWASQKPVRQQWVTAVSEISRRGTGDYASPTDRVPETREIIGRAAQEVVLGQKTPQQAACDADAALLKLQ; encoded by the coding sequence ATGACGACGATGCCGCGCGCGAGAGCCTCGACCCGCTCCCGGACCGTGGGGAGACGCGGGCCGGCCGCCCTCGCCGGCCTCATCGCCTGCCTCGCCGGCGCGGCCCCGGCCGCCGCCGAGGGGTTCGACTGGAAGCGGTACGACGGCCAGACCATCAACCTCGTCCTCACCAACCATCCCTGGGGCAACGCCGTCCGGGAGATGGCGCAGCAATTCACCGACAAGACCGGGATCAAGCTGCGCATCGAGATCCTCAACGAGGACCCGCAGCGGGCGCGGCTGAACACGCTGCTCCAGGCCAAGTCCTCCGACGTCGACGTCTACATCTCGCTCAAGATCCGCGAGGGCGCGGTCTACAACAAGGCCGGCTGGTACGCCGACGTCACGCCGATGCTGAACGATCCGGGCCAGACCGCGCCGGAGTTCAAGCTCGATGACTTCGGCGCCGGCCTGATCCGCAACGAGACCTTCGGCGGCAAGCTCACCGGCCTGCCGATCAACGTCGAGGGTCCGCTGTTCTACTGGCGCAAGGACATCTTCGCCAAGTGCAATGTCGCGGTGCCGGAATACCTCGAGGACATCCTCGACGCGGCGCGCAAGATCAAGGCCTGCGATCCGTCGATCAACGCCTGGGCCGCCCGCGGCGTGCGCAACGCCGTGCCGTACCCGATGGCCGCCTTCGTGTTCAACAGCGGCGGCGGCTTCAAGTCGGTGGACGGGACGAAGCCCGGCCTGTGCCGGCCGGAATCGGTCGCGGGGCTGACGCTCTACACCGACCTCCTCAAGGATTACGGTCCGGTAGGCGCGACCAACCACAGCTTCCCGCAGGTCGTCGAGCTTCTGGGTCAGGGCAAGGTCGCCATGACCCATGAATCCTCGAACGAATTTTCCAACATCATGAAGTATCCCGGCCGCGAGGACGATCTCGGCATCAAGATCCTGCCGAAGGGAAAGGCGAGCGGCGTGTCGCAGCCGATCGGCTTCGGCTGGGGCTTGTCGATCTCCGAGTATTCCCGCCGCAAGGGCCCGTCCTGGTACTTTTTGCAATGGGCGACCTCGCCCGAGATGCAGGCCACCCTGGTCGATCGCGGAGTCGCGCCGTCCCGCACCTCGGTCTTCGAGGGCGAGGGGATGCGGGCCTGGGCGAGCCAGAAGCCGGTGCGGCAGCAATGGGTCACGGCGGTGAGCGAGATCAGCCGCCGCGGCACCGGCGACTACGCCTCGCCGACCGACCGGGTGCCGGAGACTCGCGAGATCATCGGCCGGGCGGCGCAGGAGGTGGTCCTCGGCCAGAAGACCCCGCAACAGGCCGCATGCGACGCGGACGCGGCGCTGCTCAAGCTGCAGTAG
- a CDS encoding dihydrodipicolinate synthase family protein: MTNAITGLWVALATPLDATGAVDHGALVRHVRFLMEQGCDGVVPFGTTGEGTSFSGAERLAAVEALLAAGIPAARIGLGTGYPAIPDSVALTKAALGLGLVHALVLPPYFYRDVTEAGIVDAFAAILDGVGDDRLRATLYHIPQTSGVGLPPAAVATLRARYGRLVAGVKDSSGDFAQFQAFRAAAPEVAVCVGNEADIGRALAEGGVGTICGMANIVPDLVRAMFTDPAAAEPMRAAIGLIRGPFVPVLKSAMAAMTGEPAFGRVRAPLVAVEAGVGQRIAAELAGLSRAAAA; the protein is encoded by the coding sequence ATGACCAACGCCATCACCGGCCTGTGGGTCGCCCTCGCCACGCCGCTCGACGCGACCGGCGCGGTCGATCACGGCGCGCTCGTGCGCCACGTCCGGTTCCTGATGGAGCAGGGCTGCGACGGCGTGGTGCCGTTCGGCACCACCGGCGAGGGCACCTCGTTCTCAGGCGCCGAGCGCCTCGCGGCGGTCGAGGCCCTGCTCGCCGCCGGCATTCCGGCGGCGCGGATCGGCCTCGGGACCGGCTACCCGGCGATCCCCGACAGCGTCGCGCTGACCAAGGCGGCGCTCGGCCTCGGCCTCGTCCACGCCCTGGTGCTGCCGCCCTACTTCTACCGCGACGTGACCGAGGCCGGCATCGTCGACGCCTTCGCGGCGATCCTCGACGGCGTCGGCGACGACCGGCTGCGGGCGACGCTCTACCACATCCCGCAGACCTCCGGCGTCGGCCTGCCGCCGGCCGCGGTCGCGACCCTGCGCGCCCGCTACGGCCGGCTCGTCGCCGGCGTGAAGGACAGCTCGGGCGACTTCGCGCAGTTCCAGGCCTTCCGGGCGGCGGCCCCCGAGGTCGCGGTCTGCGTCGGCAACGAGGCGGATATCGGCCGTGCCCTCGCCGAGGGCGGGGTCGGGACGATCTGCGGCATGGCCAACATCGTCCCCGACCTGGTGCGGGCGATGTTCACCGATCCCGCCGCCGCCGAGCCGATGCGGGCGGCGATCGGCCTGATCCGCGGGCCGTTCGTGCCGGTGCTGAAATCCGCCATGGCGGCGATGACCGGCGAGCCCGCCTTCGGCCGGGTGCGCGCGCCGCTCGTCGCAGTGGAGGCGGGGGTGGGGCAGCGCATCGCCGCCGAGCTCGCCGGCCTGTCGCGCGCGGCCGCCGCGTGA
- a CDS encoding GntR family transcriptional regulator → MKQRDQAYDAFVQQLLDGRLAPGSFVTQRELVALTGLPLGAVREMIPRLEADGLISTLPQRGLQVAAVDLRLVHEAFGLREIIETAAVAHFARTAPASLVASLRAAHARISAQAREGVTEALIAEAQATDWGFHDAVVAHLGNGLVSEIHRVNLIRIRVIMQSRVALSPEVLPPAFAEHAAILAAVEERDADGAAVALRRHLDTSRRRALGLETGREADRHEATSPRNPDGRETPASHDSNGREAPASLESNGREAPSRRTA, encoded by the coding sequence ATGAAACAGCGCGACCAAGCCTACGACGCCTTCGTCCAGCAATTGCTGGACGGGCGCCTGGCGCCGGGCTCCTTCGTGACGCAGCGCGAGCTGGTGGCGCTCACCGGCCTGCCGCTCGGCGCCGTGCGCGAGATGATCCCGCGGCTGGAGGCTGACGGGCTGATCTCGACCCTGCCGCAGCGCGGGCTCCAGGTCGCGGCGGTCGACCTGCGGCTGGTGCACGAGGCGTTCGGGCTGCGCGAGATCATCGAGACCGCGGCGGTGGCGCATTTCGCCCGCACCGCGCCGGCCTCCCTGGTGGCGTCCTTGCGGGCCGCCCATGCGCGGATCAGCGCCCAGGCGCGGGAGGGCGTCACCGAGGCGCTGATCGCCGAGGCGCAGGCGACCGACTGGGGGTTCCACGACGCGGTCGTCGCCCATCTCGGCAACGGCCTCGTCTCGGAGATCCACCGGGTGAACCTCATCCGCATCCGGGTCATCATGCAGAGCCGCGTCGCGCTCTCGCCGGAGGTGCTGCCCCCGGCCTTCGCCGAGCATGCCGCGATCCTGGCGGCGGTGGAGGAGCGCGACGCCGACGGGGCGGCGGTCGCCCTGCGCCGGCACCTCGACACCTCGCGCCGCCGGGCGCTCGGCCTCGAGACCGGCCGGGAGGCCGACCGGCACGAGGCGACCTCGCCGCGCAATCCCGACGGGCGCGAGACGCCCGCTTCCCACGATTCCAACGGGCGCGAAGCGCCCGCATCCCTTGAAAGCAACGGGCGCGAAGCGCCCTCTCGGAGGACCGCATGA